CAGGACAAAATAATTATGGCCAAGGTAACCACATCGTAACGGTCACCAAGCTCTGATCGAAAGCACGGCTCATTTGTGTCGTAAGTCAAGGGCAAAAATGTTGTTGGTTTCTAAGACTGGGCCTGGCATGgttctaattaaaaaatgctacgaaaatttataaattcaattaaattttttttttcaaattattccaATCAAGTGACCATGacatttatgaaaaaaaataaatatttcggcctaaatattaaaataatagattataaaataGTCGTATTGAATATTCACATGATACAAAGATTAATATCGTTGATTCTCACGACCTGTTTTTCAGGACTGCCAGATGCGAGCTAGATAAATAGCTCAGTTACTCTTTTCTACTAACGCGGATCTACTGTAGCATGTTTTTAAATGGAGAATGAGCTAGGTACTAATTGACACATAATATACGAGCCGAAATATAATGCTgagttatttttatgaaaataatatagataataattattattattattattattattattttctttattttgccgctaaaaataattaattacgccGGGTTTAACCATTAACGCATTGCTGACAGCTGCAAGCttataattatgttttttttttaattaattattaacatgcTAAATTAAGAATAAcaagtttattaataatgagcccttaataataattttacgtCATTATTCACTAAACTAATTTTTCACTGggataaaatatcatttattttataattattgactatacatatttttttttttttattaaagttaattaataaattaattaaaatattttatttttagattattCCAAGGATTACAGCAAGACTATGGTGTCAACTGTATCTATGGCTATGAATCCTGTAGTAAGAAAATCAGAGCTTCCGGATGATTATCTATGATAATTAAAactctttaaaaaataatacaattattataaatataattttttatactcagACTCTACTCAGCCATTAAATTaagtattattaaattatttatttgtagcaatatatactagctaattaatttagtttaaatatttttatcattaaaataataataatatttaagtcaataaattatttgccgtaaaaattattttaccaattaattgtataaaaaatttataattttattcattggTTTTAAAATACAGTCGGACTTCGTTACAAGACTAGTTCGGGACTGATggggaaaaaattcttagaatTGAGGTTTCCCCACTATTGTGCTTCtgagtttttttcggaaacaaaatctctGAATACAAAATATAGAACCCCTGTTAACAGTTTTTACGCCCAAGCCTCGCTATAAGACTAAAGACATTTTGCATTTTATCGATGCATTCAGTTCAACTCTGCTCTATTATACAGTGaatctattttatatatatttataaataaacagaatttTGTCATTCCCTTCTCTTGATCAGTTATGTGAAACCACGAATTTTTAAgtattctttatgaaaatgaaTTACTTAATTTACAATCGATATGTATGTACATTTTATCTCGATTATAGATGTACTGTTTGTTAGTCTTACAGTGAGATTTCGGcgcaaaattttcattgagtTGTTGGTGGAGGAAGCGTTCCGAGCAAGTTTTAACAAATTGAGGGAAAGGGACTTATAACGCGTAATCTTACAACAGGGTCTGactgtataattattttaacggGTAAATAAAGCCAAAGAAatgatgtaaatataaatcagcacctttatttgataattaaaaaatatcacaaaaaaattatattattattattatatatatttattatgtatttacaAAGAcatgtcaaaaatattttaagagtAATCGTGTATATACAAACTGACTGAGTGAATAATAAAAgtgaataaatatatctacatttaattatatttatgaaattattattatctgttGTGAGCAATTATTCACTTTATTTTCCAGCAAACTCATGTTTTATCTCAATGATAATTATGTATTAAAGTATAACATAATTATCAACATGTTAtggaatgaaaaatatatgtaaattattttttagtttacaaattaattccattttaaattatttatataaaaaaaactatttatgatttgttttattttacttctaaagtcttattttttttttttaaagtctcATGATTTATGGATGTgtgttgtttttatttattcacataATTCAGGATTTACAGCATCCACTTTTTTCACTGATGAGTGGAGCACCACGGAGTTTTATTGAATCTTTTATTTCATCCTCTATCTTAGCTTTCAACACATTTTCTACTAAATAATGTATTGCTTcatctaaaatattaaatagataattataagaataaattttaaattatcatcattgaaaaaatattttataaatttttcgctACTTATGCTCGTTAAAgtatttgttaaaataaaaaatttaaagactataagataaaaaaaaaattattattatgataactgagtatacattgaaaaaaatatatatatatttattacaaaatctattaagtctataaaatttttataaatttaatttaatagtttgtactcgaataaaaaaaaaagaaaaaaaaaaatcattgtacAGGAATAAATTCTCCATCGCTAAACTCTAGCCAGTTTTCCGcctctttaattaattttattgatcaagtaattttaatttctataatttataattctcTATCTAGTTGAATCTATTCCTCTCAAATCTCATTTTCAATccattgaattattattttaataaaaagtcgAAGAGAAAAGgtcaattatttgtatttcGCTGTTTTActtacttcatttttttttttttttcaaatataaaaaccccttcataatttaaaacatcaaaattacaTTCAATCATTACAgagttagtaaaaaaaaagataattaatcttttatttcacCCGTAagtatatgaaataaatttatgactcGATTTTCAAAGGGATTAGATTACTGAGAAACCTGAATCTTGTACACagaataaaagaatttcttggtgcaaaaaatttttacttgtcccAAACAACTTTTTATCtgcctcaagaaattttttacattatgaattgaaaacaaaaaaattcttggagcgagaataaatttttctaagattaAGAAAACATTTTTGGAGCTAAGGAACTTTTTCTCGTCTTAagaaaatgtttgttttcaatttataatacaaaaacttcgcgccaaaaatttttttttctgtgtatattcgactgcccaatttcaaaacacagtagacaagttttttaaaatcaattttttagtatttttagttcaagGGGAGTCTAGTGGACATGATTCGATTCatacatcaaaaattttatttttgccagttactgtgttttgaaattgggcaccCGTATTGTTGAATAATTTACACatgaatgattattatttattataataaataaaaataattaccaatatttttgttttccttAGCGGATGTGATGTaccattttgaaattttattttccttacaaaatttaataatttgttcaGTAGGAATAGCTACATGTTGTATATCACATTTATTAGCTAACAGAACAATCGGAATACTAGAACCATCCGGTAAAATGACCTTCTCTCGTAGATCATTTAACCATTTTTTAACAGACTGGAATGTCGCTACTCGCGATATGTCGAAAACTAGAGCAGCTGCGACcctgagaaaaattcaaaacaaaattaattacgacaTTTTGATGTGAAAATTATTCTACTACCttcataaatcgaaaaaaaaagaaattttttgtacaagTTAGattacacaaaaaataaataacataaaattaatagttattattatatataaagcaAATATTTACGCATATTTATAGTAAACTCGTGTCATATATCCAAATCTTTCGTGACCAGCGATATCCCTAAAATAAAAGCCgtgataaatttaaacgaATATGTGCAAGTGAAAGTTAATAAGACAGTCAGTAAAATAAAGAAAGTCTTTTtgaaagttaatttatttatacatattttaattaatattcaaaattaaatcattattataatttttaattagtatgtTAATAAACAAACTGTATgtacaagtttttaaaattaggtAAGGCGACCGCtacttagtattttttatatttatatcctataattaattattttgaagcATACAGTCAAAAGATTAATTTCGCAGTATTTTGAATGCATATTgattaatacaaaataattaatttagattCGATTTTGAAATTAGTCTATAAATTCCGAGAATCGATGCTGCACATTTATCTTCAACTATTATGTAGATAAAAAATCGATtgcgtattttgaaaatttttcaagacaTTTATGACGTTTTATTACAAGTTCTgatttttattcgaaatattatttgattcgaaaaaattaaaaaaaaaatatcttcttattttaatttgcctttttttttaacaacaattGCAAGCAAGTAATAGGTAATACAtaattttcaaacatttttttttaattaaaaaatgaaacttgACGGTATTTTCATTGGTTTTTAAAAGAActgtttataaaaatctaaaaaaaacactttgaGAAAACGTTTAAAGTTTACACTGACCACGACTTcgtcataaaataattgttttcaaataaaaaaaatgttgagtcataaataaattactaataattttgttaacaataaaatgttcaaagataaaaaaaattatttaaaaaagtagcGGTCTCCTTAAATTAGACTTCCGCATTCTTTTACTTGACGTCAACAAAACAATTCAAcgattaattagttaattaattaaggaaaaaaaaaaataccataattgcaaatttattttagtatgaGGATCCCAGTCAAGTGATTTAATTGCAAAGTCAGCAcctattgttattttataatttgacgaaaattttcctaaaaaaaaaaattaaataaattttaaaaagtaaaaaattaaacaaaaaaaaaataattctcagAAAACATATGTACAACtagtttaataattatgttaATCAGCAAGTGTTCTATTAAGCTTTGGCGGTAATCTACGAGGCTTCACTTGTAATTATGTAAATCTTTaattacattgaaaaaaaaaaatactaccaataataataataacaataattataattttttcctacttattattactattatctaaaataaaattattaaaaaagataattaaataataataataattaatacctTCCGTATATCTTCTCACGATCGCAGTTTTACctgaaaattatcaaagtaatttttttataagtttgtttaataaaatttgaataaaagcgaaaaaaaaaaacaagtcaaAGTAATGCGCACGTTTATTGGCGCAATTGTCTTGAAAAATCGCATGCGCAAAGTTATAATCACGAGATTTCAATGCCATTTACTtacttatatttaatgaaaaacaaaCTCACCTACTCCATAATCACCGatgataagaaatttaaacaGTAACTCTTTGtgattataatttgaaataattacatCGGAGTCTCGTCTTGATTTAcgattattcattttatcactcactttaatataaataataatttaaattttattattttaactaaaattattttttcaccacTCATTAATGTTTATACACAcgatcaataattatattgatggaaaatttttataaataaaatgtattgaTAGGAGGTTAAACACTAAATGACAAGTTGATTCATACTTTGGACTAAGTGGCTGAGAGTGATGATAAGCCACTGAAAGTATCTTCACGACAGTGACGTTGATGATCCGctatcattatattttacgTGCCACGAGtcttaagtttattattaaatcataTACATTACAAAgttcaatatatattattaataaaataattattattacttattattattttaaatttagatgATTTGTCTCTACCGCTTGTTATTttactaataatattattacgaCTATTGGTCTACGTGTCCTTGTAATACCTTAGATAAAGTGAAAGGAATAGATAAATGATTTTGTTTTGTGAACGTCATATTGcactgtttaaaatttatttaattattattattatttataaaatattttatgtaattttttaaataatttgtatatatgaattatgaaataattatatgaagatatttaaatttgtggaatgaatttaatttttaaaaaattatttaatagttcGGATAtgcgataaattaaaaacgacATAATTATTGATCGAAGATATTGAacaaatttgttaataaataaaagagaatagttaattttgaatagcGAAATACTTCaatatttgaaaatcaaattagaaaaaaatttttaattaaatcactaattagtaaagttttaaataagtGACCTTGAATGATAATTGAAtatctgataaaaaataagtatactCGCTTATATCTTTACTTTCCAAAAGATAAACTTTTATCTTAATCAATTGTCGAcattattatgaattgaataaaaaagataaCTGATGAATTAATTATGGAAAATTTGACCACATTTTTAATTCTGTCAAATACTCGGAATTCAAAGCGCGGCACAGTTACATGtctactcaaaatttaatctgaCTCGAAACATCTATATTGAGGTACAACCATACCAggtatgatatttttaattgtgtaGTGTATTTCCGGTCTATATCGTGGTTTAATCGAAGATGTCAATCCGATTCAAAGGAGATTTAACTTCAGTATCTACGGATGAAAAAGATTGtcgataaaaaagaaattcaatCGATTGAGTTCCGAGAAAACTCCTGACTTTTCCTGGGTCGAGCTTTTCCCGATAGCCAAGCTGACGGCAAGCTACCTGATAGCCACTATCAGCGcaagttaacttcaagctacGGCCGGAATCTGAAGTCAACTTAACAACAAAAGTTGGAGAGCAAAAAGTTGCGGTTTACTTGACAGTAgattgtctgtaacttgaattcaatttgaccacaagtgttactgtcaaacaatgacgttaagttgattgaaagtttcacttcaaattgacggcaagtttctctatcaaattacattcagatgacggcagttgatttgcatcaacttgcacgcaagtattatcTAGCCAAGGCTTaccagaaacttgtcgttaaTTTAGCCAAGAATGTTTCACTGCAAAGCTGGCtgaacaattatatttacagtgtggctatcagggttacctctaaattttgcaaaaattaaccgaaaatttttctttaaaacttTTGCTGTTAAATTGTCGGCAAATCCGGGCAGCTAATTTCAATGTCAActtactgtcaatttcaagctaaagtggctattagggaataataaataaatcaagtatatatgattgatttttaaataattttaatatttttacatttactGTTTAGCTTTATGTTAActatttaagtttttattgttttatattttacttttaagaGTTGAATTCTTAAATATAAGTATAGGTTATATGTTTGCCTGCTGTAACAattcgagtatttttttttttgtataaaagtaaaaaagtatttcaaaGATCTATGAAATCACATATATCCATCAggcaaatgatttttttccatttatagttatttttttcgtgACAAATGAATTAGAGgtgcataaaaaataataacttaacaaaagaaaaaatgtaaaaaaaaaaataatgcatgaaattaaatgttttcattttgttattttaaaccGGTAGAACCAAATCCACCTTCTCCTCTTTTAGTTTCATCTAATGATGAAAGCTCTTCAAGTTCCGGATACTctattttttcacaaattaatTGAGCCACTCTATCACCGGCAGCAACTTTGAAATCTTCATCACCATGATTAAAAAGTACGACGCCGACGTTACCTCTagtaaaaccaaaaatataatagttgatgtttatatttttaatgttatgaattattcataaaaatattaattacctgTAATCCGCATCAATAACTCCAGCACCAACATTGAGGTGATGTTTCCAAGCAAGTCCTGATCTTGGTGCTACTCTACCATAAGTTCCTTCAGGTACTTCAATCTGAATGTCGGTCTTTACTAATTCTTTTCCTTGAGCCGGGATTACATAATCATATGcactgtttattaaaaatataattaaacaaaaaaaagtaataataataataataataataataataataataataataataataatatttaaaaaaaaaagaaaaaattaatgattacgTTTAAAACATAACCAACAGATTTTTTACGTACCTTCGTAGATCATATCCAGCAGCTAAAGCTGATCCTTTTAATGGAGCAAATGCTTTATCAGTAAGTTTCGCAAATTTTAatgtgcaatttttatttgacgacattttttaatacaattgagttaattatagtttttaaaaacttttaacaaCGCGTCAGTTGAGTTGAGTGTAAACAAAAGCATGAAATTGGCGGGATTTCATATTGAACAGCATGCGCAGTGCTGCCGGATCGTGCGATGATATTTTTACCCCCTCCTGCCATTACACCCCATACTATTTCACCTTGGGAAGGggtaaaaagatctcatgaTCTGACAGCACTGAGAATTCGCGATCACCTTCATCATGTActatactaataataaaaaatttttttggctgaTTGGTTACTGACATTTTGCACAAAgagtattcaattatttatatattcatgaATAAAAACTGAATCGTAAACTAGTTAGTACCAAAAGTTAAAAGTTCAGGAGCTTTAGAGGAATAGTGAGGTAGACAAATTTGtaacgatttgaaattttgtggAGTGTGttcgaaacaaaaaaaaaacaagaaaaaaaattgctacCGGAAAAAATTCCTGTGCgattatcattttatatgTACAAACAAAAATCGAATCATAGAAACTGCAccaaatttcaaatcaaaatgtttaaaactatttaagtaatcAATTGTTAAAGTCAAATTCGGAAATTCGTAAGCAATTCATcgtatttataacaaatattaatattttcgtATAGTTCACTCATGGAGAATAGAGACAGAGTCTCTATTCTCAATGAGTTCACCGTAGCAGCATTGGCTTGAAACGCGCTGTAAGAACCGCTTGAATGCAGCAACTGGTGTGAGTTGAACGAAGAACTCGCgcagataaaaaatgaaaattagttatttgtaaaaaaatctgagcGTCGGATGGCCTTGCGGGccccccaaaacttcccgctgtttttgagctcaaaaagcTCGACAATATTagtgtgaatacattttcgagctcttcgagctcaaaatcggttcattcattcaaaagttacagaatgtttacatacgtacgtacatacacacatacatgcactcggacatcatctcgacattagtcaggatagcttcctagaacctcaaaacgtcaagatttgataaaaattcgattttggAAAATCGgatcgaaaccaataacttcccgaatttttgaaaattttcaattttcttagcgggtagttaaaaatcaaaacttttacaaaactcaaagtaaaaatcacaatatattatttagGATAATAATTTctgttgattataaaaattactgcatttaaaataaaatttactatcgacAAATGAAAGTTATAATGtaccaataatttttactactgTACTTAGTAAATATTAGTTAGTGCGCTTTGTGAAAGATGTATTCTggcaagtaatttttacaattcagATAGTAGTATTTCCAATCTCAAATAGTAATTCTATCTTCCGGAGTAGCAATTTGTCTTACCGACATTCTAAAATGTACTTTACCTACGTAAAATTACATTGGAAatgtaatatttatcaactacGAAACAAAAATTGCGACTAATGTACcaacttttaataattccaACAACAATTACTACTTTTTGTAAGATTGaagtatttttatatgaataagtaaatattgatttttttcaagcgATAATTTAACGAAgctttattgtaattattatcataagtgaaaattacaatctagatagtaataattgaaataaaaaattacttctcTGCAaatcatcgtaattttttttatggattgtaattttttatttaagatagcaaatttttcattgtggttgtaattattatttaattttgacctgcatttttctccgtgtaaaaatgttttcttttgtacttagagagtgataataataaaagggGTTAATATAAGTCAAGCATTGAAGCTCGGCTTTAAATAGTTTaacaattttgttaaattgataaaaatatttaactgtgaaaaattataaatttgaaaaattgagttCACTTACCACGCCGAGAAACATCCAGACCAGCAGACAATTCTTTCGGTTTCTACAAAAATAGTTataagacaatttttattatttaatacgtAATAATTGATGGACAAATTATTAgatcataaaattaatgttttgtTACCTTGGCGgacgttattataaatttcccGCTGCTGAATCCACTCTGTCTGGAAGCAAATCTAGTTATTCTTGACTTTCTTGATGGCaacattatcaaaattttctgaacaactggaaaatagaatttaaagtttttaccACCTCTAAAATATGATTagcataaaataattgatatttattaaaaatacttcgatagtattcataaaaatgctatcgaaataaaattgatttatttaaatactaaagTTCATAAAATGAACACGAAATATcgtttatatttgaattttttagtttaaaaaattattttcacctTATcgtcatcaataaaaaatcggaaaaatttatgtacaaGGTGGTTTTGACCGTCTTGACCAGTGGATGTTGAACACAATGGATATTTTAGTGGCGACTTCTGTAAGCTTCAGCGCTGATggcagttttttaaaatttgaatttccctCTTGGCGGCTATGTTCGTTCCATGATGTCTAGCTGTTGCTTCATCGGATTCCATTGTTTtgatatcaatatatttttggatttttttttgttttgaatttggagcctgaaatgaaaattaaatattttcattaatttaatttaattaatcatttttctaATTCGtgatattgaaatatttaagcgttgattaaattaaataaattaattaattaaaaaaaaaaaaaattttccaacgacttttattttaataatacgaCAAAGgtagaatatttattaattatttgaattttcaagaataaaatcacaagaaaaataaattatttgtgccAAGAGAAGTCTGAgtgtaattaatatattttggcCAATAAATATCAagcgttttaaaaaaattattacctaGATGTATTCCTCCATATTTAATGAAGCTAAAGTTGACATTAATT
The Microplitis mediator isolate UGA2020A chromosome 6, iyMicMedi2.1, whole genome shotgun sequence genome window above contains:
- the LOC130670310 gene encoding ras-related protein Rab-38-like isoform X2, with product MSDKMNNRKSRRDSDVIISNYNHKELLFKFLIIGDYGVGKTAIVRRYTEGKFSSNYKITIGADFAIKSLDWDPHTKINLQLWDIAGHERFGYMTRVYYKYAVAAALVFDISRVATFQSVKKWLNDLREKVILPDGSSIPIVLLANKCDIQHVAIPTEQIIKFCKENKISKWYITSAKENKNIDEAIHYLVENVLKAKIEDEIKDSIKLRGAPLISEKSGCCKS
- the LOC130670312 gene encoding deoxyuridine 5'-triphosphate nucleotidohydrolase, whose amino-acid sequence is MSSNKNCTLKFAKLTDKAFAPLKGSALAAGYDLRSAYDYVIPAQGKELVKTDIQIEVPEGTYGRVAPRSGLAWKHHLNVGAGVIDADYRGNVGVVLFNHGDEDFKVAAGDRVAQLICEKIEYPELEELSSLDETKRGEGGFGSTGLK